The Methanomassiliicoccales archaeon DNA segment GTCGATCTTCGGCTTGACCTTGATCTTGATGCCGGCCTTCTCGATCTGTTTGGCGACCTTGTTTATGGCGATCTCGACGTGAGGTAAGGACTTGGCGCCAGTGCATACCACCTTGCCGCTACGGAAGAGCAGCGTCGCGGTCTTGGGGTCCTTCAGCCGATAGATCAAGCCAGGAAACTGCTCTGGCTCGTACTCGGCGCCATCCAAGGCGAGGGCGATTGACGGAAGGTCAAGCTCTTCCCCGAGGGTAGTGGAAGCCACGACGTTCTCGATCTGTATCTTAGCCATATAGTCACCTTTTCGAGGTTATTTATATACCCGTTTATAAAGGTTTTCGGTATTAGCTTATATTAGAAGGACTCAAGATCGAGTAAAAAAGACCTTAAAGAATCGGGCGAGCTGCTCCTTACGCCCCGGTCCTGGCCACCCGCCAACATTTATATATCTTCAAGATTATCATCTAATTGTCTGACAAATATACGATTTTTGTCGGACATTATATGGTCAGGGCACGGTCATGAGCGACAGCGAGAGGATAACCGTAAGGATCCAAGCGGACAAGCTGGGGGCACTTCAAGCGCTCGTGGATGGCGGCAAGTACCCGACCATATCCGACGCCATCCGAGCGGCCCTCGATTCCTTCATCGAGACCAATTTCACGCCTGAGAACATTCAAAGGGTCACAGTGGAGCTGCCAAAGGGGAAGGTGATAGAGCTGGAGTCCCTCATAAGGGATGGAGATTCCGTGTCCATTGACGATGCTATCCGCAACGCCGTGCGCGAGTATGTGCGCATGCGTTTGGATAAGGCCATGGGCGAGATGCGGTAAGCTCCCGCCCGTCGCAGGAGCTATGGGATGGGGTCGCGCTTCGAGGGGATGGACGAGTCAGA contains these protein-coding regions:
- a CDS encoding TATA-box-binding protein; amino-acid sequence: MAKIQIENVVASTTLGEELDLPSIALALDGAEYEPEQFPGLIYRLKDPKTATLLFRSGKVVCTGAKSLPHVEIAINKVAKQIEKAGIKIKVKPKIDVQNIVASSDLGQEINLNAIAISLGLERVEYEPEQFPGLVYRIDVPKVVVLLFGSGKLVCTGAKHVEDVDAAVNKITEELKAAGLLK
- a CDS encoding ribbon-helix-helix protein, CopG family, whose amino-acid sequence is MSDSERITVRIQADKLGALQALVDGGKYPTISDAIRAALDSFIETNFTPENIQRVTVELPKGKVIELESLIRDGDSVSIDDAIRNAVREYVRMRLDKAMGEMR